The following coding sequences are from one Arachis hypogaea cultivar Tifrunner chromosome 7, arahy.Tifrunner.gnm2.J5K5, whole genome shotgun sequence window:
- the LOC112701422 gene encoding uncharacterized mitochondrial protein AtMg00860-like, whose amino-acid sequence MGKKDSSGGSQGFWTWDDERSEWTYRNGFDKYYKIGIWFKENFWILNDDDQSDQRKLYAKLLTCEFWKEGVKFLGHVVSKGGITVDPSKVEMVMEWKRPTMVTEVRSFLGLAGYYRRFIEGFFWIALPMTKLTRKEVPFVWTSKCEEIFHTLKRKLTSAPVLVLPEPHEPFEVYCDASLKGLGCVLMQHRNVVTYASRQQRPHEMDYPTYDLELVAIVFALKI is encoded by the exons ATGGGGAAAAAGGATTCTAGTGGCGGTAGCCAAGGATTTTGGACTTGGGATGATGAACGATCAGAGTGGACATACCGAAATG gttttgacaAATATTACAAAATCGGCATATGGTTTAAGGAAAATTTTTGGATTCTTAATGACGATGATCAGAGTGACCAGCGGAAGTTGTACGCTAAATTGTTGAcgtgtgagttctggaaggaaGGAGTAAAGTTCTTAGGTCacgtggtgagcaaaggaggaataACCGTAGATCCTTCTAAAGTGGAAATGGTGATGGAATGGAAAAGACCGACAATGGTGACGGAAGTCAGAAGCTTCTTGGGTTTAGCCGGatattaccggagattcattgaaGGATTTTTCTGGATTGCACTACCGATGACTAAGTTGACAAGAAAGGAAGTGCCGTTTGTGTGGACGTCAAAATGTGAAGAAATTTTTCATACTCTGAAACGGAAGTTAACTTCAGCACCTGTTTTAGTCTTGCCAGAGCCGCATGAACCGTTCGAAGTATACTGTGATGCTTCCCTGAAGGGCTTAGGTTGtgtgttgatgcaacaccggaatGTGGTGACTTACGCATCGCGTCAGCAGAGACCGCATGAGATGGACTACCCAACTTATGACTTAGAATTAGTggcgattgtgtttgcattgaagatcTAG
- the LOC112702981 gene encoding uncharacterized protein isoform X1, whose amino-acid sequence MVKPSSFSYHMENHQNNNPTRDPDLAEEEKKKRNQHPQVWGTWEELLLASAVNRHGFKDWDTVAMEVQSRTSVPNLQATALHCEQKFHDLNLRFADQLNDAVPPLLQNGAASVDSSDHVPWLDELRKLRVAELRREVQQSDVSILSLQLKVKKLEEEREKENDGKVDEKADLAVCGEARPGNDGTGGEREVPEPTGSEPEIRRLEESTTNTDKLLPTTGDESDRENQSVNESNSTGSRFEGGKTGAGDGDGKTGVGAVPVHPGPKEPDPVGRKRRPIGEESNNGSYDTEVKVPTCESQPPSEERKAEDGGSSELRDDSVGHSGEGGRGTRESSEVQSSASLTRKRKTRRRKEASGGSGGGEVAPESDETMVKSEPLIGLLEMIKAHEHSSLFERRLESQESERYKNIVRQHVDLETIQSRLHKGHYSSSTNSFFRDLLLLFTNATVFFPRDSLESMAAQQLRRLVMAEMKNQGQAQSEPTPQKTDSNPPNAPQAKPESLLSKHKASAPILVCRKRSSMSSKPSPATFGQKGDQPITDKKEKPSSDAKPPMKPSSSETDEDEPPKAKEKPVTGARSLRRSNKNLSSNSNSGNKKLPTNSTIKAGTLVTKAVEAAKPDKSKAEGGQDKKKNAAADFLKRIKRNAPVEALKSGSGSGGGSSSSSRGGTASMKEQKKIVNSGKGDNKGKERASRHNNGGGGGSGDKRNKNVVENSKRSVGRPPKKTAESNTASAKRGRENSASASKDKRPKKRSKK is encoded by the exons ATGGTTAAACCATCATCTTTCTCATATCATATGGAAAACCATCAAAACAATAACCCGACCCGTGACCCAGACCTagcagaagaagagaagaagaagcgaaACCAACACCCTCAGGTTTGGGGCACGTGGGAGGAACTCTTGCTAGCGAGCGCCGTCAACCGCCATGGCTTCAAAGACTGGGACACCGTCGCCATGGAGGTACAGTCGCGGACCTCCGTACCCAACCTACAAGCCACCGCGCTCCACTGCGAGCAGAAATTCCACGATCTCAACCTCCGATTCGCCGACCAATTAAACGACGCCGTCCCGCCGCTTCTCCAGAACGGCGCGGCCTCCGTCGATAGCTCTGATCATGTCCCCTGGCTCGACGAATTGCGGAAGCTCCGGGTCGCCGAGCTCCGCCGCGAGGTCCAACAATCCGACGTTTCTATCCT GTCGTTGCAGTTGAAGGTGAAGAAGttggaggaggagagagagaaagaaaatgacGGTAAAGTCGATGAGAAAGCAGATCTGGCGGTTTGCGGCGAGGCACGGCCGGGAAACGATGGAACCGGCGGAGAAAGGGAAGTTCCGGAGCCGACCGGTTCTGAACCGGAGATTCGCCGGCTCGAAGAGAGCACCACGAACACCGATAAGCTTTTGCCAACCACCGGTGACGAGTCGGACCGGGAAAATCAGTCGGTTAATGAGTCGAACTCGACCGGTTCGCGGTTTGAGGGAGGGAAAACCGGGGCAGGAGATGGTGATGGGAAGACGGGGGTAGGGGCGGTTCCGGTTCATCCCGGTCCGAAAGAACCGGATCCGGTTGGCAGGAAGCGGAGACCGATTGGGGAGGAATCGAATAACGGAAGCTACGATACTGAGGTTAAAGTTCCAACGTGCGAGTCGCAGCCGCCAAGTGAGGAGAGGAAGGCAGAGGATGGTGGCTCGTCCGAGTTGCGTGATGACTCGGTGGGCCACTCGGGGGAAGGGGGACGAGGGACGAGGGAGAGCAGCGAGGTGCAGAGCTCTGCTAGCCTGACGAGGAAGAGGAAGACGCGGCGGAGGAAGGAGGCTTCCGGTGGTAGTGGTGGCGGCGAGGTGGCCCCGGAGAGTGACGAGACCATGGTGAAATCCGAGCCGTTGATTGGGCTGTTGGAGATGATCAAGGCACACGAACACAGCTCATTGTTCGAGCGCCGTCTCGAGAGCCAG GAATCGGAAAGATACAAAAACATTGTAAGACAGCACGTGGATTTGGAAACCATACAATCGAGACTCCATAAAGGACATTATTCCTCTAGCACCAACTCTTTCTTTCGTGACCTTCTCCTCCTCTTTACGAATGCCACCGTCTTCTTTCCCAGAGACTCCCTGGAATCAATGGCGGCGCAGCAGCTGCGGCGCCTCGTCATGGCAGAGATGAAAAACCAAGGCCAAGCACAATCTGAACCCACCCCACAGAAGACGGATTCCAACCCTCCAAACGCTCCTCAAGCCAAACCAGAATCTCTCCTTTCCAAGCACAAAGCCTCTGCTCCAATATTGGTATGCCGAAAACGCAGTTCAATGTCATCTAAACCTTCTCCGGCGACCTTTGGCCAAAAGGGTGACCAACCCATCACCGATAAGAAGGAAAAACCATCTTCTGATGCAAAACCACCCATGAAACCCTCTTCTTCCGAGACAGATGAAGATGAGCCTCCCAAGGCCAAGGAAAAGCCGGTCACCGGAGCTCGAAGCCTGAGAAGAAGCAACAAGAACCTCAGCAGCAACAGCAATTCTGGCAATAAGAAACTCCCCACTAACTCCACCATAAAAGCAGGGACTTTGGTGACCAAGGCTGTCGAAGCCGCAAAACCAGACAAGAGCAAAGCAGAGGGAGGGCAGGACAAGAAGAAGAATGCCGCTGCTGATTTCTTGAAACGAATAAAGCGAAACGCTCCAGTGGAGGCACTGAAGAGTGGCAGTGGTAGTGGTGGAGGAAGTAGTAGCAGCAGCAGAGGTGGGACTGCAAGTATGAAAGAGCAAAAGAAAATTGTGAATAGTGGAAAGGGTGATAATAAAGGGAAAGAAAGGGCGTCAAGGCATAATAACGGTGGAGGAGGAGGGTCAGGGGATAAAAGGAACAAGAACGTTGTTGAGAATAGCAAGAGGAGTGTAGGTAGGCCTCCAAAGAAAACAGCAGAAAGCAATACAGCTTCTGCAAAGCGTGGGAGGGAAAATAGTGCTAGTGCTAGTAAGGATAAGCGACCCAAGAAACGTTCTAAGAAATGA
- the LOC112702981 gene encoding uncharacterized protein isoform X2: MVKPSSFSYHMENHQNNNPTRDPDLAEEEKKKRNQHPQVWGTWEELLLASAVNRHGFKDWDTVAMEVQSRTSVPNLQATALHCEQKFHDLNLRFADQLNDAVPPLLQNGAASVDSSDHVPWLDELRKLRVAELRREVQQSDVSILSLQLKVKKLEEEREKENDGKVDEKADLAVCGEARPGNDGTGGEREVPEPTGSEPEIRRLEESTTNTDKLLPTTGDESDRENQSVNESNSTGSRFEGGKTGAGDGDGKTGVGAVPVHPGPKEPDPVGRKRRPIGEESNNGSYDTEVKVPTCESQPPSEERKAEDGGSSELRDDSVGHSGEGGRGTRESSEVQSSASLTRKRKTRRRKEASGGSGGGEVAPESDETMVKSEPLIGLLEMIKAHEHSSLFERRLESQQESERYKNIVRQHVDLETIQSRLHKGHYSSSTNSFFRDLLLLFTNATVFFPRDSLESMAAQQLRRLVMAEMKNQGQAQSEPTPQKTDSNPPNAPQAKPESLLSKHKASAPILVCRKRSSMSSKPSPATFGQKGDQPITDKKEKPSSDAKPPMKPSSSETDEDEPPKAKEKPVTGARSLRRSNKNLSSNSNSGNKKLPTNSTIKAGTLVTKAVEAAKPDKSKAEGGQDKKKNAAADFLKRIKRNAPVEALKSGSGSGGGSSSSSRGGTASMKEQKKIVNSGKGDNKGKERASRHNNGGGGGSGDKRNKNVVENSKRSVGRPPKKTAESNTASAKRGRENSASASKDKRPKKRSKK; the protein is encoded by the exons ATGGTTAAACCATCATCTTTCTCATATCATATGGAAAACCATCAAAACAATAACCCGACCCGTGACCCAGACCTagcagaagaagagaagaagaagcgaaACCAACACCCTCAGGTTTGGGGCACGTGGGAGGAACTCTTGCTAGCGAGCGCCGTCAACCGCCATGGCTTCAAAGACTGGGACACCGTCGCCATGGAGGTACAGTCGCGGACCTCCGTACCCAACCTACAAGCCACCGCGCTCCACTGCGAGCAGAAATTCCACGATCTCAACCTCCGATTCGCCGACCAATTAAACGACGCCGTCCCGCCGCTTCTCCAGAACGGCGCGGCCTCCGTCGATAGCTCTGATCATGTCCCCTGGCTCGACGAATTGCGGAAGCTCCGGGTCGCCGAGCTCCGCCGCGAGGTCCAACAATCCGACGTTTCTATCCT GTCGTTGCAGTTGAAGGTGAAGAAGttggaggaggagagagagaaagaaaatgacGGTAAAGTCGATGAGAAAGCAGATCTGGCGGTTTGCGGCGAGGCACGGCCGGGAAACGATGGAACCGGCGGAGAAAGGGAAGTTCCGGAGCCGACCGGTTCTGAACCGGAGATTCGCCGGCTCGAAGAGAGCACCACGAACACCGATAAGCTTTTGCCAACCACCGGTGACGAGTCGGACCGGGAAAATCAGTCGGTTAATGAGTCGAACTCGACCGGTTCGCGGTTTGAGGGAGGGAAAACCGGGGCAGGAGATGGTGATGGGAAGACGGGGGTAGGGGCGGTTCCGGTTCATCCCGGTCCGAAAGAACCGGATCCGGTTGGCAGGAAGCGGAGACCGATTGGGGAGGAATCGAATAACGGAAGCTACGATACTGAGGTTAAAGTTCCAACGTGCGAGTCGCAGCCGCCAAGTGAGGAGAGGAAGGCAGAGGATGGTGGCTCGTCCGAGTTGCGTGATGACTCGGTGGGCCACTCGGGGGAAGGGGGACGAGGGACGAGGGAGAGCAGCGAGGTGCAGAGCTCTGCTAGCCTGACGAGGAAGAGGAAGACGCGGCGGAGGAAGGAGGCTTCCGGTGGTAGTGGTGGCGGCGAGGTGGCCCCGGAGAGTGACGAGACCATGGTGAAATCCGAGCCGTTGATTGGGCTGTTGGAGATGATCAAGGCACACGAACACAGCTCATTGTTCGAGCGCCGTCTCGAGAGCCAG CAGGAATCGGAAAGATACAAAAACATTGTAAGACAGCACGTGGATTTGGAAACCATACAATCGAGACTCCATAAAGGACATTATTCCTCTAGCACCAACTCTTTCTTTCGTGACCTTCTCCTCCTCTTTACGAATGCCACCGTCTTCTTTCCCAGAGACTCCCTGGAATCAATGGCGGCGCAGCAGCTGCGGCGCCTCGTCATGGCAGAGATGAAAAACCAAGGCCAAGCACAATCTGAACCCACCCCACAGAAGACGGATTCCAACCCTCCAAACGCTCCTCAAGCCAAACCAGAATCTCTCCTTTCCAAGCACAAAGCCTCTGCTCCAATATTGGTATGCCGAAAACGCAGTTCAATGTCATCTAAACCTTCTCCGGCGACCTTTGGCCAAAAGGGTGACCAACCCATCACCGATAAGAAGGAAAAACCATCTTCTGATGCAAAACCACCCATGAAACCCTCTTCTTCCGAGACAGATGAAGATGAGCCTCCCAAGGCCAAGGAAAAGCCGGTCACCGGAGCTCGAAGCCTGAGAAGAAGCAACAAGAACCTCAGCAGCAACAGCAATTCTGGCAATAAGAAACTCCCCACTAACTCCACCATAAAAGCAGGGACTTTGGTGACCAAGGCTGTCGAAGCCGCAAAACCAGACAAGAGCAAAGCAGAGGGAGGGCAGGACAAGAAGAAGAATGCCGCTGCTGATTTCTTGAAACGAATAAAGCGAAACGCTCCAGTGGAGGCACTGAAGAGTGGCAGTGGTAGTGGTGGAGGAAGTAGTAGCAGCAGCAGAGGTGGGACTGCAAGTATGAAAGAGCAAAAGAAAATTGTGAATAGTGGAAAGGGTGATAATAAAGGGAAAGAAAGGGCGTCAAGGCATAATAACGGTGGAGGAGGAGGGTCAGGGGATAAAAGGAACAAGAACGTTGTTGAGAATAGCAAGAGGAGTGTAGGTAGGCCTCCAAAGAAAACAGCAGAAAGCAATACAGCTTCTGCAAAGCGTGGGAGGGAAAATAGTGCTAGTGCTAGTAAGGATAAGCGACCCAAGAAACGTTCTAAGAAATGA